A portion of the Limosilactobacillus reuteri genome contains these proteins:
- a CDS encoding YfcC family protein, translating into MQKTQTKKKHHFHMPSAFTILFLIIILIAILTWIIPAGTYETDKAGNIISGTYKAVTNKPQGIWDIFMAPVIGMVGDKKTDGAISVSLFILVIGGFLGVVNKTNALNEGIGSIVRRYKGREKQLIPILMLLFALGGSTYGMGEETIAFYPLLIPVMMGVGFDSIVAVAIALVGSQVGCLASTVNPFATGVASQTLNISPGDGLVSRVILLIITITISIIYVYHYASVIEKDPTKSLVYNQRAEDEKHFLVKADPNDDHKMTGRQKTVIWLFGITFVVMILGLIPWSNLNSHWTFFDKFTKWLVNIPFLGDLLGHDMAPLGTWYFNEITMLFLFMSVLIMAVYHMKESEFIDAFMSGMGDFLSVAIIVAVARGIQVIMNNGMITGTVLHWGELGLHGLSQTIFIILTYIFYIPMSFLIPSTSGLAAATMGIIGPMGHFAHVSGSLVITAYQAASGWVNLITPTSGVVMGALAIAHINVGIWWKWMLKLMIYLFVATCLFLGIAALL; encoded by the coding sequence GTGCAGAAAACACAAACGAAGAAAAAACATCATTTTCATATGCCCTCTGCGTTTACAATTTTATTTTTAATTATTATTTTAATTGCAATTTTAACGTGGATTATACCAGCAGGGACATATGAGACGGATAAAGCTGGAAATATTATTTCTGGCACATATAAGGCGGTGACAAATAAACCCCAGGGAATTTGGGATATCTTTATGGCACCCGTTATCGGGATGGTCGGTGATAAAAAGACAGATGGAGCTATCTCAGTATCACTATTTATTCTTGTTATCGGTGGATTCCTAGGAGTGGTTAATAAGACAAATGCATTAAACGAAGGGATCGGTTCAATCGTTCGCCGGTATAAGGGACGAGAAAAACAATTGATTCCAATTTTAATGCTTCTGTTTGCTCTTGGTGGATCAACATATGGAATGGGGGAAGAAACGATTGCATTCTATCCTCTCTTGATCCCCGTGATGATGGGTGTTGGCTTTGATTCAATTGTAGCGGTTGCGATTGCTTTAGTGGGAAGTCAAGTTGGTTGTTTAGCATCAACTGTTAACCCGTTTGCCACAGGAGTAGCTTCTCAAACGTTAAATATTTCTCCTGGTGATGGTTTAGTTTCCCGGGTAATCCTTTTAATTATTACGATAACGATTAGTATTATTTATGTTTACCACTATGCATCGGTAATTGAAAAAGATCCAACTAAATCATTGGTTTACAATCAACGAGCAGAAGATGAAAAGCACTTTTTAGTCAAGGCTGATCCTAATGACGACCATAAGATGACCGGTCGTCAAAAGACAGTTATTTGGCTATTCGGAATTACTTTTGTTGTGATGATTCTAGGACTAATTCCATGGTCAAACCTTAATAGCCATTGGACATTTTTTGATAAATTTACAAAGTGGTTGGTTAATATTCCATTCCTAGGCGATTTATTAGGGCATGATATGGCACCCCTTGGAACATGGTACTTCAATGAAATTACCATGCTCTTCCTCTTTATGTCGGTCTTGATTATGGCTGTTTACCATATGAAGGAAAGCGAATTTATTGATGCTTTCATGTCAGGAATGGGAGATTTCTTAAGCGTTGCAATTATTGTGGCAGTTGCACGGGGAATTCAAGTAATAATGAATAATGGGATGATCACTGGAACAGTTCTTCACTGGGGAGAATTGGGCCTTCATGGATTATCACAAACGATCTTTATTATTTTGACTTACATTTTCTATATCCCAATGTCATTCTTAATTCCATCAACGTCTGGGTTAGCTGCGGCAACGATGGGAATTATCGGACCAATGGGACATTTTGCGCATGTTTCTGGTAGCCTTGTTATTACTGCTTATCAAGCAGCTTCAGGTTGGGTTAACCTTATTACCCCAACTTCGGGAGTTGTTATGGGAGCATTAGCAATTGCGCATATTAATGTCGGCATTTGGTGGAAGTGGATGCTGAAATTAATGATTTATCTCTTTGTTGCTACTTGCTTGTTCTTAGGAATTGCTGCCTTGCTCTAG
- a CDS encoding Dyp-type peroxidase: MVMNPNKAQDVWKDAGEHVQFTVLELKRENQAKEQEAIQEFVERFQAITRSLRIRDNKGNLKVSLGFSNDAWDYLFPNAPKPKELETYQTLTGPKYKMPAAKGDIFLHIRANDEAAVYEFMAQVMLFIRDITNVVDETKGFRYFEGRAIIGFIDGTENPEPQDAAEYAIIGDEDPTFENGSYAFTQKWRHNMDIWNKLTTETQEKAVGRKKFSGLELSEKEKFKNAHNVASQAEIDGIEQKIVRMNVPYSDPAADNTGTFFIGYSRHWTVTKKMLENMLEQNDYLLTFSDILGGQLFFIPSRPMLDQIAEGELN, translated from the coding sequence ATGGTAATGAATCCTAATAAAGCACAAGACGTTTGGAAAGACGCCGGTGAACATGTCCAATTTACTGTATTAGAATTAAAACGAGAAAATCAAGCAAAGGAACAAGAAGCAATTCAAGAATTTGTTGAACGGTTCCAAGCAATTACTCGATCACTGCGAATTCGGGATAATAAGGGTAATCTTAAAGTTTCTTTAGGCTTTAGCAACGACGCATGGGACTATCTTTTCCCAAATGCCCCTAAACCCAAAGAATTAGAAACTTACCAAACATTAACCGGGCCAAAATACAAAATGCCTGCCGCAAAAGGAGATATTTTCCTCCATATTCGTGCAAACGATGAGGCTGCAGTTTACGAATTCATGGCTCAAGTAATGCTCTTTATTAGAGATATTACTAATGTTGTTGATGAAACAAAGGGCTTTCGCTATTTTGAAGGCCGGGCCATTATTGGCTTTATTGATGGAACTGAAAATCCGGAACCTCAGGATGCTGCTGAATACGCAATTATTGGTGATGAGGATCCTACGTTTGAAAATGGTTCATATGCCTTTACACAAAAATGGCGGCATAACATGGACATTTGGAATAAGCTAACTACTGAAACGCAAGAAAAAGCTGTTGGACGAAAGAAGTTTTCTGGCTTAGAATTAAGCGAAAAAGAGAAGTTTAAGAATGCTCATAATGTCGCTTCCCAAGCGGAAATTGATGGTATTGAACAGAAGATTGTGCGCATGAATGTTCCATATTCAGACCCTGCCGCTGATAATACTGGAACTTTCTTTATTGGTTATTCACGGCATTGGACTGTAACTAAGAAGATGCTTGAAAATATGCTTGAGCAAAACGATTATCTCCTAACTTTCTCTGATATTTTAGGTGGTCAACTCTTCTTTATTCCTTCGCGTCCAATGTTGGATCAAATTGCTGAAGGCGAATTAAATTAG